Genomic window (Candidatus Scalindua japonica):
GGTTCTTTAGAATAGTATTCCGGCAATAAATACATGAGCCTGGAACTGTTTGATAAAGAAGGTATTGAGGTTATCTTTCAGGATTTCAAACATCCGGTATATAATCAACTATTTGCGACTTTTGAACTTTACCTGTCAACCCTTGACCTGTTGTTCAACTGTGGCGAAAATGGCCTTGAAATAGTAAGGGGTAATTATGGGAAAAAAACATAGTAATAAATATGACGTTGTTGTAGGCATACCTTCATATAATGAATCTGATACTATTCCTTATGTAACCAAAACCGTAGGAGAAGGTATTGAGGAGTATTTTCCTGAAAAAAAATGCATAATAGTTAATGTAGATAATAATAGTCCGGATAATACTGAAGACGCTTTTCTTGGTACAAAAACCCGTATAGAGAAGAAATACATCAGTACAGCTCATGGTATTCGAGGTAAAGGTAATAATGTATTAAATTTATTTAATTTTTCGAAACAGGCTGGTGCAGAAGTGACTATTCTTGTAGACGCTGACCTTAAATCAATAACAAAAGATTGGATTGAATATCTTGGAAGGCCTATTGCTGATGGATATGACTATGTAATACCCCTATATTCAAGGCACCAGTTTGACGGAACTATTACAAACCACATATGTTATCCTGCCATGTTTGGTATGCTCTCCATGGATATTCGACAGCCGATAGGCGGAGAGTTCGCATTCTCTCCAAGGTTCATAAAGTATCTGCTGAAGCAACCATGGGAAGAAAGTACTAAACAGTATGGAATAGACATTTTTATGTCACTGAATGCTGCCATTGGAGGTTTTAAAATTTGCCAGAGTGGACTTGGAACAAAGATTCATAAGGCAAGTGCTCCTAAATTGGGTATCATGTTTGAACAGGTAATCGAAACCTTACTGACGATACTTGTACAGAACAGAAACGTCTGGATGACCAGAAATAATGGTGATATCTTCGTACCGGATACCTTTGGTTTAAAGGAATTGGCAGAGCCACAAGAGTTGCATATTGATATTCTTGATCTTAAAGAAAAAAGTCAGGCGGAATACAGCAAATATCAGACTGACATCAAAGAGCTCCTGGAACCATACGCGTTCTCAAGAGTACATGAGATGTTTAAAGTGGAGGTTTTTGACCTGACTATACTGCTATGGACTCAGATTTTTTATAGCCTCGTATACCGATATGATATTTCAAAGAGTAATGAAGATAGAAAAAAGATAATTAACAGTCTGAAATCTCTCTATTTTGCACGAAGCATCAGCTTTAACTACCATACATGGAAGTACAATGTTAAATACTCAGAACTCGAAATCAGAAGATCAGCATTAGGATTCGCATCACAAAAGTATTACTTATGGGGATTGTATAGTAATGGAAGTAAGCTGAAACCGGAAAAATCAAAAAATGTCAAATAAACAGATATTCTCAACTGAAATTGATCTGACAACGTGAAAGTAAAAAATATACTTGACTTTTTTTTAAATATTAGTACCATATGCGGTAATAGTCTATTAATTAACTACAACATATAGTAGTTTAGTAAAGGCTTTTATCATAAAATGTGCGGGGCTCTTTCTCACAAATAAAACATACTCATAATAGAGTAACATGGAGATAATCCCCGCCATGTATTTCTTCAATGTGATTCGATATAAACAATCAGGAACTGATTCACTTCAGTCTTCCTGTGCCAATTCCAATGTTTTGCATCCCTCTTTGTCAACACATTTGCTTATTCAATCGCTATGACTGAATCTCATGATTTACTGCTATTATTATCCAGACCGGCAGCACGTTCCTGTCCGGTTTTGTAAACAGCAGCATAAATACTCGGATTTGTGGCAATAATTATCTCGAAATCCTTCCTGGTAAGTTCATAAAGTGCGCATGGTGTAACGGCACGGCACGTTGCTGTTCTGGTACAGCGTTCCAGAAGTGCGATCTCACCAAAGAAATCACCTGCCATCATAGTACCCATGTCCCTCTCCTCGTCCCCATCCTCAAAGGACGTCCGGACTACGCCCCTCACTATAAAATACATGGAATCGCCTGTATCTCCCTGGCGTATTATAGCATTGCCGGCTGGAACGGTACATGAACGCAGACGCTCAGCAATTTTTGCAAAACCCTCCTTATTCACATTCTGAAAGAATTGGACCTTATTTAGCAGTTCGTATGGACTTACTTCCAACTTACCAGTTACTCTCCCCCTTAACTGGTGGATTTCTTCCGCAAGTCTTTTAAGGATAGACTTGGCGACACTATGTGAAAGAGTTCCATTCCGCTCATGTTCCTCAATTGCTTCACGTTCAGCATGGATTAACATACGTTCCGAGAGCCGCTGTTGCATGGAACTGACAAATTCCGGAAACTGCTCTGCAATAGCATCAATCCTCTCCCTTGCAGATTCATTCCAACGATAGTAAGTTTTACATACTTCCTCTATTACCTCAGCACGGCCAGGAGTGTGCTTTATTATTTTATTCAGGCTAATAAGCACACGTATACTGGCCTGATATCGCCCCCATACCAGTTCATATTCCATGGCAGTCCGGGTGGCATGAAGCCTTTCAGAGAGGAACCTCAGGGGCAGTACACTTGTTAATAAACCATTCAAGAACCTTTCTCTTCGTTTTTCTCTCATAAAATGGAGTGACACCTCAGGTAGAGTGCCCTGATACCTTAAGACATCTATTTGAATATCAATAGAGTATGTAAGATTGCGGTAGGCACTCTCAGTCAAGTGTTCTTTGCTGAACATCTCGTAGTAAATTGTCTTTTCTTCCGCAAAACTTCGGAAGAAAATCAGCTGAACCTCTCTCTCTTTATCCAGTTTTTCCAGCCTGAGACCTTCCAGTTCCGATTGGATATCATCCATACCGGATTTACACTTGGTAAATAAACTATCAGCAATGCTGGAGGAAAAGAGTCCTCCGATCCGTAGCTCAGGAATACGAGCCAGGGCGTGTTTCTTTGCCGAGAAGACACTTTCCAGTTGGGCCAGTCGGTCTGCAAGCGAAGGCTTATCCAACCCCAACATTGTCACAAGTTTCTTTATGCTGAGGCCCTGTACAAGGAGAGTGAAAAGTACCACGCCAGTTATTACCGCTACAAATGTCTCAGTATATTTGAACGCCCCAAGACTCAGAAGCATGGCAATTGCTATGCCCCCACGCATACTGCCCCAGTACATGACAGTCTGATAGCGCAAATCTATTTTGAAGGTATTAGGAAGACGACAAACAATTGGTATCAGACCGTAAACTATAACACCTCTGGCCAGTAGCATAGCAGGTATCACCCATACCAGAACAGGCAGAGATTTCACCAGTGAGGGAAGGTTTATCTGTAAACCAAGCAACAGAAAAATAAAAGCGTTGGCAAGATAGGCCAGGTACTCCCATACCTCTTCAAGCAGCTTGCGTACGGAAGGTGATATCTTGGAACGACCCCACCCTCCCATGATTATCCCTGCAGATGCTGTTGCCAGAACCCCACTGACATGAAAATAATGTTCTAAAATAAAGAATGACATATAAGCAAGTACTATTATAAGGGAAAGTTCTATCAGTGGATTGTCATCCACTTTACTCAATATAAACCCGGTAACCAGCGCAACCAACACTCCTACTGAAATTCCACCGGCAGAGACGATAAAGAACTTAACTACTCCGGACAAAACAGATCCTGATGTAATATGCCCCGCAAAAGCCATCCCAAACAGGATATGAGCAGCGACGATAAGAGTAACTTCACTAAACAGGCTCTCCCCCTCCATAAGGATCATCAATCTCTTTGGCGCACCTACCTGCTTCAGGAGAGCACCAACCGCAACATGATCAATAATACTGAGGATTGCTCCTAGAAGCATGGCTGCGGGAAGTTCAATATGTGTTAATGTGGATATGAGCAAACCGATAATGGCAGTGGATAACAGCAATCCCGGAATAGCCAGTGTAGTAATCGGAAATATGTTATCACGCAGTTCACGTGTATCCATATTAAAGGCTGTTTCAAAGATAAGAGTAGGGAGGAAAACGTATAAAAATACTTCAGGTGTAAATTTGTAACCCACAAATGACTGCAGTATATCTGGACCGTAGGGAGCTAGCTGGGCTACGGCAAATCCGGCGAAAACCAGTGCGACTGCAAATGGCACTTTAATTCGTTTTGCTGCGGCCAGGACACCAGCAGCCAGTATCATCAGGACAAGCACTGCACTGACCATAACTACAACCAGACTGGAACCTGAAGGAGATTGGTCACTTAAACTGCTATGGTCACCACCCCATACAGTGCCGCTATAACCGGCAAATAGCAATATAAAGGTAATAATTACAAGGAAATTCAATCTCCGATACCAGCTTGAGAACAGATCAGAGGCACCGGTAATAGTATTTTTCATCTTGATAGACATCGTTTTGTTGATCTTTCAGACAGGACAGTTAAATCATCAGGTAACAATAACATGCCTCCGGTAATAGCTTAAATTGCTTTAAGCAATTTAAGCTTATAACTACCGCCCGGTTCAAGGTATTATAAATGAGAGGGGGTGTTTTGCAATATAAAAGACTATTAACCGGGAAGAACACAATGCAGGATATTGTGAATTAAGAACAATAATAGGCTTATTACAGGTAATAAATAACCAGAAACAACTAACACACTATCAAAACCACAGGTTAAACATTTGGTAAAAAAGTGGAAGACAAAGCAGGAATGCCAGATAAAAACTTAATCATTCTGAAAGGCGTATGTTAGACATAATTGGTGAAAAACCGGAAATGAATATAACTGAATTTGCTATCAGGGCAGGCGTAACCAAGAGGATGATTTCACAGGACAAATCAAAGCTTGAAAAATAAATGAAAACAGCTTGGCCTGGCTTTTTCAGGCAGTTCAGTCTTTTGCAACAAAAGACAAAGCTTATTATATTTTGCCTACTTCAGATTCGGAAATCCAGCCTGTTTTGAACTCAACCTCTTTCTTGCCTTCATCATCATGGACATCTTCAACGTCTACAAAGACAAAGACTTTGTACCACTTATCTCTCTTCTCTTCTATCCTTACCTCAGCGCCTTCATGCACCTTAAACCGGGGTTCATACTCTTCGCCCGGACCGTATCTTATCTTGCTCTCATCCGCAATCACCACTCCCATCTCAACGGAGTTTTGATATGCCTTTATGCCCAGAGATATGACCAGCACAAGAAAACAGGAAGCGAAGATAAGGATAATTTTTCTGATCCATTGTAACCGTAGAAAGATGATAGAGAGTATGGATGCAATAAGTGCCAGATAGATATAAATTGTTATGAATGTAATCTCACTCAGATTCAGGTAGAAATACCAGAAGAACGAAACTTTAAGGATCTCCGGCGCCTCTCCAATTGTCTCTCTATCTACAAAATCACGTTTTAACAGGCTTATGTTTGCCTTTATGTCAGCATCTCTTGGAAGCAGTTCCTCTGCCCTGCGGTAATATATGATCGCCTTCCCCGGCATACCAAGCCGGTAATAGGCGTTTCCCAGGTTGTAGTATAACTGTCCGTTTACAAACCCGGATTCCAGCAGTTGTTCATAAAGAGTGACAGCTCGTTCAAATGCCCCGGCAGCATCTTCTTTTTTCTTTTCAGCCATCGCCTTCTGCCCGGACCCGTATTCCTTATTTGCTTTGAAAAAAGTATCGGAGGCGTTATCACGAGCAAAAGCATCAGCTAAGCAACTACCCACAAAGATAAATACAAAACTGAAAAGAAAAATGATCGGTATGTTTTTTGGTCTCATAATTGTTTTTCCAATTGCACTATAACTTTTTCCGCAGTTTCGAGCGTAGATTCCATCTGCTCCCTGGACAACTGGCCGGAAGAGAATCTGCCGTAATCGCAGGACTCAAGACACTGCCTGAGTCCTTTTATTACTTCATTCGATACACCACGTTTCTCCAGTATATCATAAATATTATCTGACGTAACAGATGCCGAAGTTACATTTAATTTGTCCGCTATATGTTTGAGGATAGTCCCGGCCAGTGTAGCGTAAAACTCGGGTGGATTATCAAGCTGTAAAAGTCCACGCGCATTTGAAAGGTGCTTCTGTGCATGAGCCATAGCGTGTTTCTTCCTTGCATAGCCTACATCATTACTCAGC
Coding sequences:
- a CDS encoding glycosyltransferase yields the protein MGKKHSNKYDVVVGIPSYNESDTIPYVTKTVGEGIEEYFPEKKCIIVNVDNNSPDNTEDAFLGTKTRIEKKYISTAHGIRGKGNNVLNLFNFSKQAGAEVTILVDADLKSITKDWIEYLGRPIADGYDYVIPLYSRHQFDGTITNHICYPAMFGMLSMDIRQPIGGEFAFSPRFIKYLLKQPWEESTKQYGIDIFMSLNAAIGGFKICQSGLGTKIHKASAPKLGIMFEQVIETLLTILVQNRNVWMTRNNGDIFVPDTFGLKELAEPQELHIDILDLKEKSQAEYSKYQTDIKELLEPYAFSRVHEMFKVEVFDLTILLWTQIFYSLVYRYDISKSNEDRKKIINSLKSLYFARSISFNYHTWKYNVKYSELEIRRSALGFASQKYYLWGLYSNGSKLKPEKSKNVK
- a CDS encoding tetratricopeptide repeat protein; the protein is MRPKNIPIIFLFSFVFIFVGSCLADAFARDNASDTFFKANKEYGSGQKAMAEKKKEDAAGAFERAVTLYEQLLESGFVNGQLYYNLGNAYYRLGMPGKAIIYYRRAEELLPRDADIKANISLLKRDFVDRETIGEAPEILKVSFFWYFYLNLSEITFITIYIYLALIASILSIIFLRLQWIRKIILIFASCFLVLVISLGIKAYQNSVEMGVVIADESKIRYGPGEEYEPRFKVHEGAEVRIEEKRDKWYKVFVFVDVEDVHDDEGKKEVEFKTGWISESEVGKI
- a CDS encoding cation:proton antiporter, which produces MKNTITGASDLFSSWYRRLNFLVIITFILLFAGYSGTVWGGDHSSLSDQSPSGSSLVVVMVSAVLVLMILAAGVLAAAKRIKVPFAVALVFAGFAVAQLAPYGPDILQSFVGYKFTPEVFLYVFLPTLIFETAFNMDTRELRDNIFPITTLAIPGLLLSTAIIGLLISTLTHIELPAAMLLGAILSIIDHVAVGALLKQVGAPKRLMILMEGESLFSEVTLIVAAHILFGMAFAGHITSGSVLSGVVKFFIVSAGGISVGVLVALVTGFILSKVDDNPLIELSLIIVLAYMSFFILEHYFHVSGVLATASAGIIMGGWGRSKISPSVRKLLEEVWEYLAYLANAFIFLLLGLQINLPSLVKSLPVLVWVIPAMLLARGVIVYGLIPIVCRLPNTFKIDLRYQTVMYWGSMRGGIAIAMLLSLGAFKYTETFVAVITGVVLFTLLVQGLSIKKLVTMLGLDKPSLADRLAQLESVFSAKKHALARIPELRIGGLFSSSIADSLFTKCKSGMDDIQSELEGLRLEKLDKEREVQLIFFRSFAEEKTIYYEMFSKEHLTESAYRNLTYSIDIQIDVLRYQGTLPEVSLHFMREKRRERFLNGLLTSVLPLRFLSERLHATRTAMEYELVWGRYQASIRVLISLNKIIKHTPGRAEVIEEVCKTYYRWNESARERIDAIAEQFPEFVSSMQQRLSERMLIHAEREAIEEHERNGTLSHSVAKSILKRLAEEIHQLRGRVTGKLEVSPYELLNKVQFFQNVNKEGFAKIAERLRSCTVPAGNAIIRQGDTGDSMYFIVRGVVRTSFEDGDEERDMGTMMAGDFFGEIALLERCTRTATCRAVTPCALYELTRKDFEIIIATNPSIYAAVYKTGQERAAGLDNNSSKS